The Podospora pseudocomata strain CBS 415.72m chromosome 1 map unlocalized CBS415.72m_1, whole genome shotgun sequence genome has a segment encoding these proteins:
- a CDS encoding uncharacterized protein (COG:O; EggNog:ENOG503NYHT), whose product MSAAHVEVISTDLRRAKVKVNPGTYLVDVLNEACKKLNVNPDKYDVKHKQKIVDLTSPFRTSGLVSGAKLELVQKSKSASVVSIALDVDGKRFTKKLPNDFTLWQTLRQFESSESGLNLTGRATPKKDTQNGGQLYHEAPIVNIMGREYSALEDLNKTLSQCGINSGSMVIRLSFKLTEKTLFEAMSDIGQFLKDVEPDQPKEKEPKPAPVQQEPKVESSTTDVVEEPKVEGNIESSIPPTETTIPAVTEQEETKPSADLMDVDETQPQPTSPPSEPVDRFLPTSVFVAPTSTTPAAVNIQEDDSAYEPTIAHAQLRQQQLLQKAQNTRLKSDAELAAIKVEEAAKLAKVTRVEIKVRFPDQTSATWVATPEETGGWLYQAIRATMAHPDQPFKLTIPGPRTHVEDGNKKLIAGYKLKGPQMFNLVWEDGASGEARKGGFLKESVASRAREIVIPEVPEVGVVGGGSEAGPSGSSSAQAAGSEKPKREIDPEALKKKMGKFFKFGKK is encoded by the exons ATGTCAGCCGCTCACGTCGAGGTCATCTCGACAGACCTTCGCCGagccaaggtcaaggtcaacccGGGAACATACCTGGTTGATGTCCTCAATGAAGCTTGCAAGAAGCTGAATGTCAACCCTGACAAGTATGATGTCAA GCACAAACAAAAGATTGTCGATCTCACATCTCCCTTCCGCACATCAGGGCTGGTTTCCGGTGCGAAGCTGGAGCTCGTTCAAAAGTCAAAGAGTGCATCCGTTGTGTCGATAGCTCTCGATGTCGATGGGAAACGTTTCACAAAGAAGCTGCCCAACGACTTCACATTATGGCAAACATTGCGCCAGTTTGAGAGCTCAGAGAGTGGGCTCAACCTTACGGGCAGAGCCACTCCAAAAAAAGACACCCAGAACGGCGGTCAGCTTTATCACGAGGCCCCCATTGTCAACATCATGGGGAGAGAGTACTCTGCTTTGGAAGATCTCAACAAGACCTTGTCACAATGTGGCATCAACTCTGGCAGCATGGTCATTCGGCTGAGTTTCAAACTCACGGAAAAGACCTTGTTCGAGGCCATGTCCGATATCGGCCAGTTCTTGAAGGATGTCGAGCCAGATCAgccaaaggaaaaggagccAAAACCAGCGCCGGTCCAACAGGAGCCCAAGGTGGAGAGCAGTACTACTGATGTTGTAGAGGAACCAAAGGTGGAAGGCAACATAGAATCAAGCATTCCACCAACCGAGACAACCATCCCAGCAGTCAcagagcaagaagagacGAAGCCTTCTGCGGATCTCATGGATGTCGATGAAACCCAGCCTCAGcctacatcaccaccctccgaACCTGTTGACCGcttcctccccacctccgtcttcgtcgcccccacctccaccaccccagcagcagtcaaCATCCAAGAAGACGACTCAGCTTACGAACCAACCATTGCCCATGCCCAGCTCCGCCagcaacagctcctccaaaaGGCCCAAAACACCCGCCTCAAATCCGACGCCGAGCTCGCCGCAATCAAGGTAGAAGAAGCTGCCAAACTTGCCAAGGTTACCAGAGTTGAAATCAAAGTCCGATTCCCTGACCAAACCTCCGCCACGTGGGTGGCTACCCCTGAGGAGACCGGAGGCTGGTTATATCAAGCCATCCGGGCGACGATGGCGCACCCAGATCAGCCTTTCAAGCTTACCATCCCCGGCCCGAGGACACACGTGGAAGATGGGAACAAGAAGTTGATTGCGGGGTATAAGCTCAAGGGACCACAGATGTTTAATCTTGTTTGGGAGGATGGTGCCTctggggaggcgaggaagggcGGGTTTTTGAAGGAGAGCGTAGCTTCtagggcgagggagattgtGATTCCTGAGGTGCcagaggttggggttgtcgGGGGTGGTAGTGAGGCTGGACCGTCGGGGTCTTCGTCGGCTCAGGCGGCGGGGTCAGAGAAGCCGAAGAGGGAGATTGACCCTGAggcgctcaagaagaagatggggaAGTTTTTCAAGTTTGGGAAGAAGTGA
- the PUP3 gene encoding proteasome core particle subunit beta 3 (COG:O; MEROPS:MER0001710; EggNog:ENOG503NWF8) produces MVGKDCVAIACDLRLGLQALTVSNNFPKIFQYGDNVFLGLTGLATDVATVSDLFRYKVNMYRLREERQIAPRTFANLVSSSLYERRFGPWFVSPVVAGLDPKTGQPFICGFDSIGCIDFAKDFIVSGTATEQLFGMCESLWEPNLGPDQLFETISQSLLNAVDRDALSGWGAHVYIIEKDKVTKRLLKGRQD; encoded by the exons ATGGTAGGCAAAGACTGCGTAGCCATAGCCTGCGacctccgcctcggcctccaAGCCCTCACCGTCTCCAACAACTTCCCCAAAATCTTCCAATACGGCGACAacgtcttcctcggcctcaccggcctcgccACCGACGTGGCCACCGTCTCGGACCTCTTCCGCTACAAAGTAAACATGTACCGCCTCCGCGAAGAGCGCCAGATCGCTCCCCGCACCTTTGCCAACCTTGTATCTTCCTCCCTGTACGAGCGCCGCTTCGGTCCGTGGTTTGTCTCCCCCGTCGTTGCGGGGCTGGACCCCAAGACGGGCCAGCCATTTATCTGCGGGTTTGATAGTATTGGGTGCATTGATTTTGCAAAGGACTTTATTGTCAGTGGGACGGCGACGGAGCAGTTGTTTGGCATGTGTGAGAGTTTGTGGGAGCCGAATCTT GGCCCTGATCAGCTTTTCGAGACGATTTCCCAATCCCTTCTCAACGCCGTCGACAGAGATGCCCTTTCCGGTTGGGGTGCTCATGTGTACATTATTGAGAAGGACAAGGTGACCAAGAGACTGCTCAAGGGACGGCAGGATTAG
- the PHB2 gene encoding Prohibitin-2, subunit of the prohibitin complex (Phb1p-Phb2p) (COG:O; EggNog:ENOG503NVK6) has protein sequence MANRNPFQDYMNKLQYAAQQTRSGGRMPGGGGGIAGGVAALAVLGGGALLFQSALFNVDGGHRAIKYRRISGVSKDIYTEGTHFVVPWFETPIVYDVRAKPRNVSSLTGTKDLQMVNITCRVLSRPEITALPQIYRTLGTDYDERVLPSIVNEVLKSVVAQFNASQLITQREMVAKLVRENLSRRAARFNILLDDVSLTHLAFSPEFTAAVEAKQVAQQEAQRAAFIVDKARQEKQAMVVKAQGEARSAELIGEAIKKNKSYLELKKLENARSIAQIIQEAGGKNRLLLDSEGLGLNVFDEENK, from the exons ATGGCGAACCGCAATCCCTTCCAGGATTACATGAACAAGCTGCAGTATGCGGCCCAACAAACTCGCTCCGGAGGCAGAATGCccggcggaggtggtggcatcgcaggaggggttgctgctCTCGCTgtccttggtggtggcgcctTGCTGTTTCAGAGTGCGCTGTTCAACGTCGATGGTGGTCACAGAGCGATTAAGTACCGGAGAATAAGTGGTGTCAGCAAGGATATTTATACCGAAG GAACTCACTTTGTCGTCCCATGGTTCGAGACTCCTATTGTCTACGATGTTCGTGCTAAGCCGAGAAACGTTTCTTCCCTCACCGGTACCAAGGATCTTCAAATGGTCAACATCACCTGCCGTGTCCTCTCGAGACCCGAAATCACCGCCCTTCCTCAGATCTACCGCACTCTCGGCACCGACTATGACGAGCGTGTCCTCCCTTCGATTGTCAACGAAGTGCTGAAGAGCGTTGTTGCCCAGTTCAATGCCAGTCAGCTGATCACACAAAGAGAAATGGTTGCCAAGCTGGTTCGTGAGAACCTCTCCAGGAGAGCTGCGCGCTTTAACATTCTTCTGGACGACGTGTCCTTGACG CATCTTGCCTTCTCTCCTGAGTTCACAGCTGCCGTTGAAGCCAAGCAGGTTGCCCAACAAGAGGCTCAACGTGCCGCATTCATCGTCGACAAAGCTCGCCAGGAGAAGCAGGCCATGGTTGTCAAGGCTCAGGGTGAGGCTCGCTCTGCTGAGCTCATTGGTGAGGCtatcaagaagaacaagtCATATCtggagttgaagaagctggagaacgCTCGTTCCATTGCCCAGATCATCCAGGAGGCTGGTGGCAAGAACAGACTGCTCCTTGACTCTGAGGGTCTTGGGTTGAACGTCTTTGATGAGGAGAACAAATAA
- a CDS encoding uncharacterized protein (COG:D; COG:O; EggNog:ENOG503P581) encodes MGLIHYQAAPSEPSLRLTHQPHTNRPTRGPTINLPAPLTPPCGRLLGQQLPSMVGGSLGDCCLSSLPALLTGVVFFLFLPATTFTTIPRVLDLEEQQPTDKQLSLISPKNLLVERHKSQTPRCSVRTLTGKEIELNVEGSDKVSKIKELVEEKEGIPPVQQRLIFGGKQMVDDKTADDYGLEGGATLHLVLALRGGL; translated from the exons ATGGGCCTCATCCATTACCAAGCAGCCCCCAGCGAGCCAAGCCTGAGgctcacccaccaaccccacacAAACCGACCGACCCGCGGACCCACAATCAACCTACCTGCCCCACTAACCCCTCCTTGCGGCCGCCTGCTGGGACAGCAGCTGCCATCGATGGTGGGTGGCTCACTTGGCGACTGCTGCCTCTCGAGCTTGCCAGCATTGCTGACCGGTGTAGTATTCTTCCTCTTTctgccagcaacaacattcaccaccatcccacgagtgcttgatcttgaagaacaacaaccaacagaTAAACAACTATCCCTTATTTCACCAAAGAATCTCTTAGTGGAAAGACACAAAAGCCAAACGCCAAGATGCTC AGTACGCACCCTCACCGGAAAGGAAATCGAGCTCAACGTCGAGGGCTCCGACAAGGtctccaagatcaaggagctggtggaggagaaggaggggatcCCGCCCGTGCAGCAGAGGTTGATCTTTGGGGGGAAACAAAT GGTCGACGACAAAACCGCTGATGACTATGGGCTTGAGGGTGGCGCGACGTTACATTTGGTTTTGGCGTTGAGGGGTGGGCtttga
- a CDS encoding uncharacterized protein (COG:S; EggNog:ENOG503NZAQ) — MERPEGWGLLSEKEENELHKARLLAVEEKAYKRITKRINTLYRFADPILMREPENHPSQKDDTSSPAPTPAAVPDVTTPRLDYARMYQDITLDFAAFDSSMERLQFLFTANEKDRQHYAQERERIKRDITSVRANIIHLNQKLEQAKETQEQRKQFDKLADEITKNPALRAREEQKAAIRKLQDEIAELKAESSTYSDTWVERRNQFSRIMDESMALRRLIRDEKEEVERREGMDESNEAEAGQTPRPGTPGGNATPRGESGLKNSIEAGDVVGTPRAMSTAGGRTPARESPAPSTQDNGSFLKPGNALGASFGSGGQSREGTVEHRTEQEEREGRDQGDVEMEDEPPRDEESEPDSPLSPPPADLPQILVDGQGDSMDTT, encoded by the coding sequence ATGGAGCGACCAGAAGGCTGGGGCCTCCTAagcgaaaaagaagaaaatgaACTCCACAAAGCCCGACTCCTCGCCGTAGAAGAGAAGGCCTACAAGCGCATCACCAAGcgcatcaacaccctctACCGCTTCGCAGACCCCATCCTCATGCGAGAGCCAGAAAATCACCCGTCCCAAAAAGATGACACCTCCAGCCCAGCCCCTACTCCCGCCGCTGTCCCCGATGTCACCACCCCGAGACTCGACTACGCCCGAATGTACCAAGACATCACCCTCGACTTCGCCGCCTTCGACAGCAGCATGGAGCGCCTCCAATTCCTCTTCACCGCCAACGAAAAGGACAGGCAACACTACGCCCAAGAGCGCGAGCGAATCAAGCGCGACATCACCTCTGTCCGcgccaacatcatccacctcaaTCAGAAATTGGAGCAGGCGAAAGAGACGCAGGAGCAGCGGAAGCAGTTTGACAAGTTGGCGGATGAGATCACAAAAAATCCAGCTTTGCGCGCTCgggaggagcaaaaggcgGCTATAAGGAAGCTGCAAGATGAAATTGCCGAGCTCAAGGCGGAGAGTTCTACCTACAGCGACACATGGGTCGAACGCCGCAATCAGTTCTCTAGGATCATGGATGAATCTATGGCACTTCGGCGGTTGATcagggatgagaaggaggaagttgagaGAAGGGAGGGTATGGATGAGTCGAATGAGGCGGAGGCTGGACAGACGCCTAGGCCGGGAACGCCTGGCGGGAATGCTACCCCTAGGGGGGAGAGCGGACTTAAGAACTCGATTGAGgctggggatgtggttggcACTCCTAGGGCGATGTCCACGGCGGGTGGTAGGACGCCCGCTAGGGAGAGTCCGGCGCCGTCGACGCAGGATAATGGGTCGTTTTTGAAGCCGGGGAATGCGCTGGGGGCAAGctttgggagtggtgggCAGAGTAgggaggggacggtggagCATAGGACTGAGCAagaggagcgggaggggagggatcagggtgatgttgagatggaggatgagccGCCGAGGGATGAGGAGTCGGAGCCGGATAGCCCTCTGTCTCCCCCACCAGCGGACTTGCCTCAGATTTTGGTGGACGGACAGGGCGATAGTATGGATACCACATGA
- the rpl36_1 gene encoding ribosomal protein L36 (EggNog:ENOG503P53R; COG:J), whose amino-acid sequence MAPTKKQETEKTGLAKGVNKGTKTIPIISKPRPSRRKGAQSKRTNFVRSIVKEVAGLAPYERRVIELLRNGKDKRARKYSKRKLGTYGRAKAKVDELQRVIAESRRAGH is encoded by the exons ATGGCTCCTaccaagaagcaggagaCTGAGAAGACGGGGTTGGCAAAGGGTGTTAACAAGGGCACT AAAAcaatccccatcatctccaaaccCCGCCCCTCCCGCCGCAAGGGCGCCCAGAGCAAGCGCACCAACTTTGTCCGCAGCATCGTCAAGGAAGTCGCCGG CCTCGCCCCTTACGAGCGTCGTGTCATTGAACTACTCCGCAACGGCAAGGACAAGCGCGCAAGAAAGTACTCCAAGCGCAAGCTGGGCACTTACGGCAGGGCCAAGGCAAAGGTTGATGAGTTGCAGAGGGTTATTGCTGAGTCGAGGAGGGCTGGTCATTAA
- the RBL2 gene encoding tubulin folding cofactor A (COG:Z; EggNog:ENOG503P65J) has product MAPPTPLERATNSVLRLVKEESYYHKELAHQETRISKLQTEIAAGKPDLDSNAPYMLKQEQTALEETKAVFGPLRDKISEAVQNLEEQIAITESDGAEGKEEELKKAREAVESGKKVAEQE; this is encoded by the exons ATggcaccccccacccccctcgagAGAGCAACCAACTCTGTCCTCCGCCTCGTAAAAGAAGAGTCCTACTACCACAAGGAGCTCGCCCATCAAGAAACCCGCATCTCCAAGCTCCAGACTGAGATTGCCGCCGGCAAACCCGACCTCGACAGCAACGCCCCTTACATGTTGAAACAAGAG CAAACCGCCCTCGAGGAAACCAAAGCCGTCTTCGGTCCTCTCCGTGACAAGATCTCCGAAGCTGTCCAGAACCTGGAGGAGCAAATCGCCATCACGGAGAGCGATGGGGCggagggcaaggaggaggagctgaagaaggcgagggaggcggtggagagtgGGAAGAAGGTTGCTGAGCAGGAGTAG
- a CDS encoding uncharacterized protein (EggNog:ENOG503PFZN): MILPAFPTALVAGLLPLAAALPAFSAMTDYTIPPAVIKTLMESDKECVMPWGFNITNFMIFTPAPGNNHSQLISFDFFDDPTKIATSCAFNESSVNVAPFDFTPRYPCDDWRVTFMWNNATQGLEVIERACPDVLTTSMEASGSIWVNGTLSCLEDDAKGAYGPGLDCISFRKYEAKYYSLQPTPW, encoded by the exons ATGATCCTGCCCGCCTTCCCTACCGCCCTAGTGGcgggcctcctcccactcgcTGCGGCCCTCCCTGCATTCTCGGCAATGACAGACTACACCATCCCTCCAGCTGTGATTAAAACGCTGATGGAATCCGATAAAGAATGCGTCATGCCTTGGGggttcaacatcaccaacttcaTGATcttcacccccgcccccggcAACAATCACTCCCAACTCATTAGCTTTGACTTTTTCGACGACCCCACCAAAATTGCGACATCCTGCGCCTTCAATGAAAGTTCGGTCAATGTCGCTCCTTTCGATTTCACCCCTCGCTATCCATGTGATGACTGGCGGGTAACCTTCATGTGGAACAACGCAACACAAGGCCTGGAGGTGATTGAAAGGGCCTGCCCAGATGTCTT AACAACTTCTATGGAGGCTTCCGGGTCGATATGGGTAAATGGAACCTTGAGCTGCCTCGAGGATGATGCGAAGGGTGCGTATGGTCCTGGACTCGATTGCATCTCATTTCGAAAGTATGAGGCAAAGTACTACAGCCTTCAGCCCACACCGTGGTAG
- a CDS encoding uncharacterized protein (COG:S; EggNog:ENOG503P5T5), with protein sequence MELQISTGPLRRNGPRPLLDMALDVAIRNIQDIPSLGDMPTHLLQPVLRAVKTAEHLHTLEQETDERIYEVSPSHWKHLIERDFKTLAAQYSWQPKDPKSWYKVYKKYETVYNQQLEEATNAFMKKMEDVNGQRSSRQAKIISVPESRRLPLHYSQRQREGPKAGHWSSQPRPKKTFIAKAKRQVAAETSRLKLSNPAGRIPVRQSQIRQAPIAMQNDVRINRQFDAAATIVNAPIRKASDTTASDRDRKERENRLLSIKGKGAAIAKPANIISFSDDEDDHIPSNGGDDLFGDDEPASPHQRGSLSVEELEAVVERVVSPKKQPVARPRGLLSATPGAIKAPVAARSPPKSFTGETSPAPAPAGASNSPAVGSRGPAAPIVRKRKPVDIFMRPSKRVPR encoded by the exons ATGGAGCTTCAAATATCTACCGGCCCTTTGCGGAGGAACggtcctcgtcctcttctcgACATGGCTCTTGATGTCGCGATCAGAAACATTCAAGACATCCCAAGCTTAGGAGACATGCCTACCCACCTCTTGCAGCCGGTCCTCAGGGCCGTGAAGACCGCCGAGCACCTTCACACCCTCGAGCAGGAGACAGATGAGCGAATCTACGAAGTCTCACCATCTC ATTGGAAGCATCTTATCGAGCGCGACTTCAAAACGCTTGCTGCTCAGTATAGTTGGCAGCCAAAGGACCCAAAGTCTTGGTACAAAGTCTATAAGAAGTACGAGACGGTCTACAACCAACAGCTCGAAGAGGCTACCAATGCCTTCATGAAGAAAATGGAAGATGTCAATGGCCAGCGTTCCTCCCGTCAAGCCAAGATTATCTCTGTTCCTGAATCTCGCCGACTGCCTCTTCACTATTCGCAACGCCAACGCGAGGGTCCCAAAGCCGGCCACTGGTCCTCTCAGCCTCGCCCGAAGAAGACTTTTATTGCTAAGGCCAAGAGGCAAGTCGCCGCTGAGACCAGTCGTctgaagctctccaaccccgcTGGCCGCATTCCTGTCAGGCAAAGCCAAATCAGACAGGCACCAATTGCCATGCAGAACGACGTTCGTATCAATCGCCAGTTCGACGCCGCTGCCACCATTGTCAACGCCCCAATCAGAAAGGCCTCTGACACCACAGCCAGTGATCGTGACCGCAAAGAACGCGAGAACCGGCTCCTTTCaatcaagggcaagggcgccgccatcgccaaaccagccaacatcatctccttcagcgatgatgaagacgaccACATCCCCAGCAATGGGGGTGACGACTtgtttggtgatgacgaaCCCGCCAGTCCTCACCAGCGTGGAAGCCTGTCTGTGGAGGAACTCGAAGccgtggtggagagggtcGTTTCTCCCAAGAAACAACCCGTCGCCAGACCCCGTGGTCTTCTCTCTGCGACGCCTGGCGCCATCAAGGCACCCGTGGCGGCCCGCTCGCCACCAAAGTCGTTCACTGGCGAGACCTCGCCCGCACCTGCGCCTGCGGGTGCTAGCAACTCGCCTGCTGTCGGCTCTAGGGGGCCCGCTGCTCCTATCGTCCGCAAGCGCAAGCCTGTGGACATTTTCATGCGTCCGAGCAAGCGGGTCCCCCGTTAG
- a CDS encoding uncharacterized protein (EggNog:ENOG503NWN1; COG:P) — MDNAFARSSQEVLSTLGVNPATGLTDAQVKSLQAKHGKNAIAEEPPTPLWELILEQFKDQLVLILLGSAAVSFVLALFEEEGGWSAFVDPAVILTILVLNAVVGVSQESSAEKAIAALQEYSANEANVVRNGQLHRIKAEELVPGDIVDVSVGARIPADCRLISIHSNSFAVDQAILTGESESVGKDSEVVVKDEKAVKQDQVNMLFSGTTVVTGHARAVVVLTGSNTAIGDIHESITAQISEPTPLKQKLNDFGDQLAKVITVICVLVWLINIPHFSDPSHGSYAKGAIYYLKIAVSLGVAAIPEGLAVVITTCLALGTRKMAAKNAVVRSLPSVETLGSCSVICSDKTGTLTTNQMSVSKVVYLSASGTGLEELDVEGTTFEPRGNIRSNGKVVTDLVQESSTILQMTQVAALCNDARLDYHSHTDSYSNVGEPTEGALRVMVEKVGPCAPADCNPKDRVHYASSWYEKQFSRLVTYEFSRDRKSMSVLVQNGNSQKLFVKGAPESIIERCTHTLVGRNGKKVPMDRNLADLLLKEVVDYGNKGLRVIALASRDNVQGESLLHKAKSTSEYAQLEQNLTLLGLVGMLDPPRPEVAGSIQKCKDAGIRVIVVTGDNRNTAETICRQIGVFGPDEDLTGKSFTGREFDNLSHSEQLEAAKNASLFSRVEPTHKSKLVDLLQSLGEVVAMTGDGVNDAPALKKADIGVAMGSGTDVSKLAADMVLADDNFATIGVAIEEGRAIYNNTQQFIRYLISSNIGEVVSIFLTAALGMPEALIPVQLLWVNLVTDGLPATALSFNPPDHDIMRRQPRKRDEALIGGWLFIRYLIIGTYVGLATVAGYAWWFMFYSEGPQISFYQLSHFHHCKTEFPEIGCAMFTDVRAKAGSTVSLSILVVIEMFNAMNALSSSESLLTLPVWKNMMLVYAIALSMALHFALLYTPFLQTLFSILPLNAAEWKAVVAISAPVVLIDEVLKFVERKFFMQTPVSSSAVVSKDKKDL; from the exons ATGGACAACGCCTTCGCGCGATCGTCCCAAGAGGTGCTCAGCACTCTGGGCGTAAATCCAGCAACTGGGTTAACAGATGCCCAAGTCAAAAGCTTACAGGCGAAGCATGGTAAAAATG CTATCGCCGAAGAACCACCTACTCCATTATGGGAACTCATCCTTGAACAGTTCAAGGACCAGTTGGTCCTGATCCTTCTCGGTTCCGCCGCGGTTTCCTTCGTTTTGGCTCtcttcgaggaggagggtggatggaGCGCATTCGTCGACCCGGCCGTCATTCTCACCATCTTGGTTCTCAACGCCGTCGTCGGAGTCTCGCAAGAAAGCAGCGCCGAAAAGGCCATTGCCGCCCTTCAGGAATACTCAGCCAACGAGGCCAATGTTGTGCGCAATGGGCAGCTTCACAGgatcaaggctgaggagttGGTTCCGGGTGACATTGTGGATGTTTCTGTTGGCGCTCGTATCCCTGCCGACTGCCGCTTGATTTCGAtccacagcaacagcttcGCTGTCGACCAGGCCATTCTTACCGGAGAAAGCGAAAGTGTGGGCAAGGATAGCGAGGTTGTTgtcaaggatgagaaggCTGTGAAGCAGGACCAGGTCAATATGCTTTTCTCGGGAACTACCGTCGTCACCGGCCACGCCAGGGCTGTGGTTGTCTTGACTGGTTCCAATACGGCGATTGGCGACATTCATGAGAGTATCACGGCGCAAATCTCCGAGCCGACCCCTTTGAAGCAGAAGCTCAATGATTTTGGTGACCAGCTCGCCAAGGTCATCACTGTTATCTGCGTTCTCGTCTGGCTCATCAACATTCCTCACTTCAGTGACCCCAGCCATGGAAGCTACGCCAAGGGTGCCATCTACTACCTCAAGATCGCTGTCTcgcttggtgttgctgctaTTCCGGAAGGTCTGGCTGTAGTCATTACCACTTGTCTCGCTTTGGGAACTCGCAAGATGGCAGCCAAGAACGCAGTTGTCAGAAGCTTGCCCTCTGTTGAGACCCTTGGAAGCTGCAGTGTTATCTGCTCCGACAAGACCGGTACTCTTACTACCAACCAGATGAGCGTCAGCAAAGTTGTCTATCTGAGCGCCAGTGGCACTGGTTTGGAGGAACTGGATGTCGAGGGAACCACATTCGAACCTCGGGGGAATATCAGGTCTAACGGCAAGGTTGTTACCGACCTTGTCCAGGAGTCCTCAACCATCCTTCAAATGACCCAGGTCGCCGCCCTCTGCAACGATGCCCGCCTTGATTACCACTCACACACTGACAGCTACTCCAACGTCGGCGAGCCTACTGAAGGTGCCCTTCGTGTTATGGTTGAAAAGGTGGGCCCTTGCGCCCCTGCTGACTGCAACCCCAAGGACCGTGTTCACTATGCCAGCTCTTGGTACGAGAAGCAGTTCAGCCGCCTGGTCACCTACGAATTCTCTCGCGATCGCAAGAGTATGTCAGTGCTGGTGCAAAACGGAAACTCCCAAAAGCTCTTTGTCAAGGGCGCCCCCGAGTCGATCATTGAACGCTGCACCCACACCCTTGTTGGCCGCAATGGAAAGAAGGTCCCCATGGACCGCAACCTGGCTGATCTTCTTCTGAAGGAAGTGGTTGATTATGGTAACAAGGGTCTTCGTGTTATCGCTTTGGCTAGCCGTGACAACGTTCAGGGCGAGTCTCTCCTGCATAAGGCCAAGTCTACCTCCGAGTACGCCCAACTGGAACAGAATCTTACTCTCCTTGGTCTCGTTGGTATGCTggatcctcctcgtcccGAGGTTGCTGGCTCAATTCAGAAGTGCAAGGATGCCGGTATCCGTGTTATCGTCGTTACCGGTGACAACCGCAACACTGCTGAGACCATCTGCCGCCAGATTGGTGTCTTTGGCCCTGACGAGGATCTCACTGGAAAGAGCTTCACTGGTCGTGAATTTGATAATCTGAGCCACAGCGAGCAGCttgaggcggccaagaacgcttctcttttctcccgTGTCGAGCCCACTCACAAGTCTAAGCTTGTTGACCTCCTTCAGTCCcttggcgaggttgttgccATGACTGGCGATGGTGTCAACGATGCTCCTGCTCTCAAGAAGGCCGATATTGGCGTTGCTATGGGTTCTGGTACTGATGTCTCTAAGCTCGCAGCTGACATGGTTCTGGCCGATGACAACTTTGCCACCATTGGTGTTGCCATCGAGGAAGGCCGTGCCATCTACAACAACACTCAACAGTTCATCCGGTATCTCATCTCTTCCAACATCGGCGAGGTCGTTTCTATCTTCCTTACCGCTGCTCTTGGCATGCCTGAGGCTCTTATCCCTGTTCAGCTCCTCTGGGTCAACCTCGTCACCGACGGTCTCCCGGCCACCGCCCTGTCCTTCAACCCGCCTGACCACGACATCATGAGACGCCAGCCCAGAAAGCGCGACGAGGCCCTTATCGGTGGCTGGTTGTTCATCCGCTACCTGATCATCGGCACCTACGTCGGTCTCGCCACTGTGGCCGGTTACGCCTGGTGGTTCATGTTCTACTCTGAGGGTCCCCAGATCAGCTTCTACCAGCTCTCCCACTTCCACCACTGCAAGACTGAGTTCCCCGAGATTGGCTGTGCCATGTTCACCGATGTCCGGGCCAAGGCCGGCTCTACTGTCTCCCTTTCTATTCTCGTCGTCATTGAGATGTTCAACGCCATGAATGCGCTGTCATCGAGCGAATCGCTGCTCACGCTTCCAGTGTGGAAGAACATGATGCTTGTGTATGCCATCGCTCTGTCGATGGCGCTTCACTTTGCCCTGCTTTACACCCCCTTCTTGCAGACTCTCTTCTCTATCTTGCCTCTGAATGCGGCTGAGTGGAAGGCTGTGGTGGCCATCAGTGCGCCAGTTGT TCTCATCGACGAAGTGTTGAAGTTTGTGGAGCGCAAGTTTTTTATGCAGACCCCAGTGTCGAGCTCTGCGGTGGTCTCTAAAGATAAGAAGGATCTATAG